Proteins encoded within one genomic window of Brevinema andersonii:
- a CDS encoding OadG family protein, translating into MFSAEISLLEAGQITLIGMGMVLFVLLLLTGIIDLFKYIPNGKNIMLSPIKSSPRFFQSQEVSLTPELQAIIIASILEDVQISNSKNLVRIKSIKYFN; encoded by the coding sequence ATGTTTAGTGCAGAGATTAGTTTGTTAGAGGCTGGACAAATCACATTAATTGGTATGGGAATGGTCTTATTTGTTTTATTACTTTTAACAGGGATTATTGATCTTTTTAAATATATTCCAAACGGAAAAAATATAATGTTATCTCCTATTAAATCCAGCCCTCGTTTTTTTCAGTCACAGGAAGTCTCTTTAACACCTGAACTTCAAGCAATTATTATTGCTTCTATTTTAGAAGACGTGCAGATTTCTAATTCTAAAAATTTGGTGCGAATAAAAAGTATAAAATATTTTAATTAG
- a CDS encoding Rid family detoxifying hydrolase translates to MPKKNIITGSAPQGVGSYSQAILSDNILYVSGQLPIDTLTNEMPKDIVDQVKQCMENLRAILSAAGLQFSDIVRCGVYLKNINDFSVVNDIYSLYFNEPFPARTTVEVSNLPKNALIEIDALAIKSN, encoded by the coding sequence ATGCCTAAAAAGAACATTATTACTGGTAGCGCTCCTCAGGGTGTTGGGTCATATTCTCAAGCAATTTTGAGTGATAATATTTTATATGTTTCTGGTCAATTACCTATTGATACTTTAACAAATGAAATGCCAAAAGATATTGTAGATCAAGTGAAGCAATGTATGGAAAATCTCAGAGCAATTTTATCGGCAGCAGGACTTCAATTTTCTGATATTGTACGTTGTGGAGTTTATTTAAAAAATATTAATGATTTTTCTGTTGTCAATGATATTTATAGTTTATATTTTAATGAACCTTTTCCTGCAAGAACTACCGTTGAAGTAAGTAATTTACCGAAAAATGCTTTGATTGAAATAGATGCACTTGCTATAAAAAGTAATTAA
- a CDS encoding RnfABCDGE type electron transport complex subunit B, with translation MSSDILWQGTLYLMLIATVLGICISIISQIFYVKEDPRTEAIYNILPHFNCGACGYPGCMPYAEALTSGEDVPYTKCRPGKEAVAQKILAILQSESDNKEISS, from the coding sequence ATGAGTAGTGATATTTTATGGCAAGGCACATTGTATCTTATGCTAATTGCAACTGTATTAGGAATTTGTATTTCGATTATTAGTCAGATATTCTATGTAAAAGAGGATCCGCGTACTGAAGCTATCTATAATATTCTACCTCATTTTAATTGTGGTGCATGCGGATATCCTGGATGTATGCCTTATGCAGAAGCATTGACTAGTGGAGAAGATGTGCCTTATACAAAATGTAGGCCTGGAAAAGAAGCTGTAGCTCAAAAAATATTAGCTATTTTGCAATCGGAATCAGATAATAAAGAAATTTCTTCTTAA